GATAGTTACCAAACTCGGTAATGTTTCGTAACTGCTCTCCAGAGAACACAGGCCCATCTACACAGACAAGTTCCCCGGTAGGATCTAGAGCACAGGTCCCGCAGAGCCCACAGCCACACTTCATATATCGTTCAAGAGAGGCCTGAAAACGAATATCATGATCCATAGCCATACGCCATAGGGCGACCATCATCGGTTCAGGTCCACATGTGTAAAGTGTATGAATATCTGATTCAGAGAGGACTTGCGCCACAGCCATTGTCACAAAACCTTTCATGCCAGCAGAACCATCATCTGTTGTTATTATGAGCCGAACCCCATCCCCTTCAAGCTGCTGCATCTCTTCAATGAAAAGAAGCTCGTCCTTAGTCCGAGCACCAATAACAACCGTGATCTCTGTACCCAGTTCCACAAAGTGTTGAATCACCGGACGCAGTGGAGCAGTTCCAATACCCCCACCAACTATGAGAGGGGATGGACAATCAAGATCAAAAGGGTGGCCAAAAGGTCCACGAATGCCAATCAGGTCATTATGCGCCAAGGAAACGATAGCCTTAGTTGCAGATCCGATGGGGCGAATGGTCAACCCAACAAGGCCATCCTGAAAATAGGAGATGCTGAGGGGAATCTCATCAACTTTCGACACCCAGACCATGAGAAATTGCCCTGGTGAAAAAGTCATATCCGGATCTTTGAAGAATATCGTACGATCATGGGCATTCTCTTTAACAATATTCACAATTTGGACAGACCGAGGGCCACCAGTCAAAGATTCGATGTTCATCAAAGGTTCCTCCATGATAGACCTACTATATCTGATACCGAACTGAACCCCTCTTGTTGTAGATACTCGCTCACACCCATCTTAATTCGCTTGAAGACATCAAGTCCTTCAAGTACGGCTGTACCAATCTGAATGGCACTTGCACCCGCAAGATGCATCTCCACTGCATCCTGCCACGTTGCCACACCACCGACTCCAATAATAGGAATGGAGAGTGCCCTAGACAGATCGAACACACAACGGAGGGCAATTGGGAATATTGGTGGGCCTGAAAGGCCACCAGTGATATTGCCTAATACAGGAACTCTTTGATCAATATCAATACGCATTCCTCGAACGGTATTAATTGCAACAACTGCATCTGCACCGGCTTTTTCCGCAGCCATCCCAATCTGTACGATGTCCGATGCGTTTGGAGTCAGTTTGGCAAAGACTGGACAATCAACAATGTCTTTTACGGCACGAACATAGTCGTGCGTAAGATTCGGATTATGTGCAATCTGACTGATCTCGGCATGGGGACAGGAAAGATTGAGTTCAAGGGCAAGTGGGTCCAGTGTGAGAGCATGCTCGGCAACACGCTCAATATCATCAATAGTCGAGCCAAAGATGCTCAGGACGAAGGGAATCCCCCATTCCTTGAGAAGAGCCAATTCGTCCTTGAAGGCTTCAATGCCGGGATTAGTCAGGCCAACCGCATTGAGAAGACCACCATGAGAAACCGTGATGATCGGACCAGGATGCCCTTTTCGCGGGTGAAACCCAATTGATTTTGTTACGACTACATCTGCCCCATTTTCGGCAATCCGACGCAGTATCGAGGCTGTTACCCCAAGTAGTCCAGAGGCAAGCCAATAGCCTTCAATCTTCAAAGTGCCACCTAGGATGTTATCAGCACTTTGCCCCATTATAAGCTAAATGGAAGTACAATGAGTATAACATATTACAGTAGATTGTGAATTTCAGTAAATTTGGGAAATGATGCAAATACCGAAGCTATTAGTGAGCACCATGGCAAGATTGAATAGAATCACAACGAGTATGAAACAAGACTCAAGTAGGTAGTCAGGTTTGAAGAGTATGCAGGTTCATCTTGTCCCAACTATATTTGGTATTTTTATCCATGACAACAAGGGTGAGATCATCTTACATCACGTGATCTATCCCGATGTGAGTCTTGCAGTCACGGTCACAAGCAAGATCATGGAGGGGCATATAGTCACACCTCTTCAAGACCTGCTGAAACAGGCACAATCAGAGGGCTTTGAGTCGGTGATTGTGGAGAACCAGCATGTAGCGAGGGCAATCGAGGAACTGGGCACCGTGGCTGTAGTAATTGATGAACAATCACGGGATATCAAGATGTTCCGAAGCATGCTTGATGACATTCTTGTAAGAGAGAAGATCGTAGAGGATAGAACGCGAGTAAGTACATTCAGACACGATGTGGCTCTCCGCATTGCAAGAAGCAGGATATCTGAAGCAAGCAAGTCCCCAGACTTGTTAGTCAAACATGCAATTGATGCAATTGGTGAAATAGACAAGAACATCAACATTCTCTCCATGCGGCTTAGGGAATGGTTCTCAATATTTAGACCATCTCTAACTAGACTTGTCGAGGATCACAATCAATTTGCACAGGTCATCAAGACCATCAATAAGGGAGGCACTACAAAAGAAGACCTCCTTAAAATTGGATTCGCGGATATGATTGCCGAGAAGATCAGCACATCATTCGAAACCGATATGGGTGCTCCACTTACTGGTGAAGATCTCATACCCCTGACACAACTAGCCGACATGGTAAACAATCTTGTTGAAACACGTCAGAGAATGGAGGAGTATGTAAGCAGACTGATGCAGACGGTAGCACCGAATATTACAGCACTTGTAGGACCACTTGTTGGCGCGCGACTCATCAGCATGGCGGGCTCACTCCTAGACCTCTCAAGAAAGACATCAAGTACAATTCAAGTCCTAGGAGCCGAGAAAGCACTCTTCAGAAGCCTGAAGACGGGGACTGCACCTCCAAAGCATGGTCTCATCTTTCAGGTTCCAGAGCTATATAGTGCACCCTATTGGCAGAGAGGTAAAATTGCGCGGGCCCTAGCTGGGAAGATATCAATTGCTGCCAAGATAGATGCATTCTCCGGACGCGATGCTGGTCAGATGCTTCGCGATGCATTTGAGAAACGTGTAAAGGAGATACGAACACAAAATCCGAATCCACCTCCACCCAAACCAACAGCTTCGATCCAAGGGCGGCAGGGTAGACAACGTAGCGGACGATCCAGACGAGGAAAATATGGACGAAGGAGGCCAAGCAAGCGATGAGCGTTCTACCCACCTCATTTGGAGGGGTATTTAAAATAAAGGACAAAGACCGTGAATCGTTGGCCACAAGAAGTCTGGTCAAAAATCAGAGCGTCTATGGAGAGAAGGTCTTCGATATAGAGGACTATAGTTACAGATTGTGGTCCACTCGTAGATCAAAACTTGCAGCCGCCATAAAAAAGGGTCTCCACGAGTTGCCAATTCAACTAGGGTCTCATGTGCTCTATCTGGGTGCTGCATCAGGTACCACTGTCAGTCACATTTCAGACATCGTCGGGGAAGAGGGAGTCGTATACGCAGTGGAGTTTTCACCCATATCGGCGAGGGATTTGGTGTTTCTTGCCGAGTCGAGATCGAATATCATCCCAATAGTTGATGATGCCCGACGCCCCACAAATTACACCTCAATAGTGACAGGTTCAATCGATGTGGTCTATCAAGATGTGGCGCAACCAGATCAGGCAAGAATCTTGTTCGATAATATACGAACCTTCTGCTCTCTTGGCGCATGGGCAATGATAGCAATCAAAGCACGAAGTATCGATTCTGTGTCAGAAACAAGACAAGTGTTCGATAGAGAAGTGGGAAGTTTACAGGAGTCAGGATTGGATGTGATTGAGAGAGTCAATCTCACTCCGTATGAGCGAGATCATGAGATGGTACTACTACGAGTCACGGAGGATCTGTGATGGGGTCATTTTTTGAACGTGTACTTGAGAGAGAGATAGATTCTATTAACGACCATTTACCATCTGAGAGCGTTCCTTTGGCGGAACTTGTGGACAGCGAACGCCCGAGTTATAAGACACGGGACGGAATAGACTCGCATTTTAGAAGAGAAGAGATCGAGTTCTTAGCCAATGAGACCCCTCAACAATTTCAGACAGACATCACTCTACCAATCGTGATCCTTCGCAGAATGGACCTGGGCAAAGGAATACATACTATTGCAGGAGGAAAAGCGACACTATTCTTGATCCATCGAGTGCTAGGAGATGTTGACCTAGAATGGGAAGATTTGGCGCGGGTAAGACTGGACAATTCTTTTGCGCGTCTGCAGGTGCAAGTTATCCGAAGAAGACTCCCCACGACCACATGTATGGGGATTGTACATTCAGGTGCACACACTCGCAAATCTATGCAATAATTACGATATTTAAAAGAACATTATGCACTAACAGAATGCTGAAAAGCATTTGATAGGTTGAATAAAGAGGTAATCACGATGACCAGAGCCCGTAACCAACTGATTGAGGAGGTCTCAACTCAATTAGAGGAGGCTGGGTTCAATCTGTCATCGTCCTGTGATGTGAGACCCAGCTGTTTTGATCTTGTTGCACGAAGGGGCGACCAACTGGTCCTAATAAAGATCCTAAACAATATTGATGCCTTGACAAAAGAAGATGCACAAGCTCTACAGATGGTTGCACAATTCTTTGATGCAATACCACTTGTAATTGGGGTCAAGACCAGAAGGGGCACATTGGAACCGGATATTGTGTACAAGAGGTATGGAGTACCGACTATTACCCCGGTCAGTCTTCAGAGAATTATAGCAGAGAAAGACCTGCCAAAGGAGTATGTCCAACGCGGTGGGCGGTTCGTAGCAATTGATGGGTCCAAGCTTCGAGAGATCAGGACTGAACGGAGAATCACACAACAGGAGCTAGCAGAGTGTGTACAAGTTTCTGCAAGAGCCATTCTAGCATACGAGCGCGATGAAATGGATGTAAGCTCGGATGTTGCCGAACGTCTTGAGAAAGTTCTTGAAACAGACCTGATCATTCCTATTGATGTACTTCGTGAAAAGGCCCAAGCCCAATTGACTCAATCAATGCCAATTGACTCCATATCAGACCTAGAGAAACGAGTCAACGAGTTCTTCGAGCGCTTAGGAATGAGTGTTTTATGGACTGATCGAGCACCATTCCATGTTGCTGCAAAAGAAGATGGGCCACCTCTGATGTCAGGTGTAGGGTCTTTGAGAAGCTGGGCATTGAAAAAACGGGTCGAGATAATCAAGAGCGTTTCAAAGGTCACTGAGGCTAATGCAGTTCTCATTGTCGAAGAGGGAAAGTCAGAAGAGTGCGTATCAGATGTACCAGTCATCCGGCAACTGGAATTGTCCGAGATCGAGAAACCTCGTGAATTAAAGAAGATAATCTCGGAACGTGCTGAACACTAGAAATCTTCAATGGTTGCTTGGTGACCGTGTACTGCCATAGTAATCCGTTCTATGGACTTCCATGATTTCCTCACAATTTGAGGCAACTTGGCTTGAGAGGCAATAATTGAACGAACAAAAGCAATCGTCTTTGGATCTGAGGGATACCCGGAACCAAAATCCCCATAGATCTCATGGAGCCGCTGAATCTCTGTATCGCGGATGACTTTAGCAATTATTGATGCGGCTGAAACTATAGGATACGTACTGTCAGCACGGTGTTCTGCAATGAATTGGCAATCGGAAACAGACAACCCAGAACGTTCAGCAACAGTCCGTGCAAAGCGATTAGAGTTTACATCTGCTGCATCCATGTAAGCAATAGTAGGATGCAACTCTCTAACAACGGAGGCAAATGCATCAGCTTCAATACTATTTAGTGAAACCCCGGCTCCACGTGAGGAGTCAATCTGAAGGGCCGGGATGCTACGAATCACAATGTGATCAGCAATTTTTCGTATCTGAAGGGCCAGCACTTCTCTTCGGCGCGGAGTTAAACACTTGGAGTCTTTAACGCCAATCTGCTCGATCTCTGATAGATGCACAGATGATACAGCAATTCCGCATACCACTAAAGGACCAATCACGGGCCCGCGCCCAGCTTCATCAATCCCGGCGATTAGTTCATGGGGTTTTTTGACGCTCATGCTGTTTCAACAGATTTCTGAGTCTAGTGCCTACTGAACTTTGCTATTCGACATGTGCGGATCATTCAGTCTCACAGAAAGCTTCATATCGTCATCAGCTCTTTTCAGATTATGAGCCACGCGCTCATGCAGTACTTGGGGACGTGGCCTAGCCCGGTATGGCGACGGGCTCCAGATCTTATGAAGATACGGGGTCATAAGAAGAGCAGACTCGTCGATCCTGGGTTCAAATCCCAGCGTCCCCACCACTGCTGCTGACACTTTTTTTCGATTTGCGTTAATAGAAAGTCCCTTTTTCATCCAATGTGTAATAATACTATTAGACGGTGGCCGCAATGAACAAGCGTTCTCTATTATTGATACTGTTTCTGAGCCTTACATTCGCAATGACACCAATATCGGCACAGGATAGTTCTGTGGGGAGCGCCTTTGAGGTGGACTCGTTTTCCTATCGGGTCTCATTTAGATCAAGCGACGGAACCGAGTTGCTTCTCATAAGAGCAAGATTCCAGATCACCTATCTGTATCGTCATCATCAACCGACTATCAGCCAGCACTACATGTCAGGAACTGTAGGATTCTATTTTGGTAAGACCGCCTTGGGGAGAAATATTGTTCGAGAGGTACATATACAAAGCATCGACTTTAGACCACAATGGCATGATGCGTTTGGCTACTTTCACAGTCCGGAGTCTACTGCTAAATTATTCGCCATTAGTAGCAATGTTTCTGATGGACAACTTGCAGCGGGATATATTCAACTCGATAAGGAGTCGGTCTCACGTTATTTACCGGACTTTGGAGGAATACTCACCATTCAAGAAATGACGTTTGTACTTGATGATGGCTCGAAAATTGGAGCCGGGGCCGAAACGATCAAGATTGAGTTTGAAAAGAACTTTAACAAGCTATCACCAGATGATGCAAAAATAGTGAGCAATATTGAAAATTACACATCAACAAACATAGATGGAATACTTGTCATATCAATACAAGACACCGCGCCAATCATCGTTATTCTTGACCTCATAGCAGCAATCAGCATAATGACCTCATTCGTATCAATCGCCTCAATAGCCGTTTTAAAACGCCAAAAACTGAAGATCCCCCGCATTTCATCAATAACTGGAAACCTGAGAAGAAATAACGATATTCAAACGTGAACGCGGACTGCAAGAATAGAAGCAAGAGATCATAATACGAATTGAACCATAGAGTAACGTTTAAAACGAAATGAACAACCGAACATTCTTGATGGCGGCCATAGGCGCCCGGGACCACCGGAACCCGTTCCGAACTCCGAAGTTAAGGCGGGTGCCGTTGCCGGAGATGTGCGCTGCGCGAGCGCGTGACAGGCCGGCAAGCTGCCACATTCTCTCATTTCTTTTTACAATCAAGATTATCAGTGAACATAGAACTAGCGCGTAACGAAACCATTAAAGCAGAATTGAAATTTGTGCGAGTGATATAGATGCAAATCGGAGAACCTACAGACCTAAGTTGGATTTTAAATATCCTATTTCTCGCGTTTATAATGGTCTTCAGCCTATACGGAGCCAAGATTCAGATGTGGCAATGGCTGAAACAGATCGAGGCGGGACTAATAGAGCTCAAACGGATGGCAATCGAGTCTCGTCAAACTGCAATTGACACGTTCAAGAAATTCGGAAAAGATGAGAAAGAGGTGGCTGAGGCCCTCGATAGATGGCTAGACTACTTTCTGATTACCCCGGTCGATCTTGATCCTGCGGGAATCCTCCAGCGTCTTGATCATTTACTAGATGAGCGAAGAGACAGATTTCAAGAGTTTGTTGCAGAAATCGCACCAGAAGCAAGTGCCGTCATGGATCAGAATCTGGAAAATACGCTAGAAGTCGCCCAGGTACTCAGTCTTATCTTTAGAGTGGTCAGACACTTCTATCTTCTTGGTAAGAAGACAGGCAGTCAGATTCTCATTATGCAGATCCATATGCAGATGCCAGACTTGCTTCGTATTGCTAAGGCATACTTTGATGCGATCGATGCATTTTCTGAGGGAAAACCAATTGGTGATGGTATTGGCCCGCTTGTCGTAACACAGTTTGCACGAGAATATGGGGCAACCCCTGAGAGCTATGTCCAAGAGGTCGGACGAGAAGTAGGTTACTATAAGGTAGAGGTCGAAGGGAGAACAGTCTTTGTTGTTCGTGCCACAGGACCAGGGGGTACTGTAGGTAAACCCGGATTCGCTATCAAAAACATTGTAGAACAGAACAATGGACAAATAGCCCGAATTATTACAATTGATGCAGCCCTCAAGCTGGAAGGGGAAGATCTGGGTAGAGTTTCGGAGGGAACAGGCGCAGCAATTGGAGACCCCGGCCCCGAAAAACATGCTATTGAAGATGCAGCAACACAAAACAAGATTGCAATAGAAGCAATTGTGATCAAGCAAGATGAGGCAGCAGCGGTTGGAATCATGCGTAAGAAGATTCTTGATGCAGTCCCAGAGGTCTTGGAACGGATCAAGACTGCAATCAGGAAACGTACAAAACCCGGAGATAAGGTCATACTTGCGGGAATTGGAAATACTATGGGCATAGGTCTTTGAGGTGCAACAGATGGGTCTTGTTTCAAAATTAATCGGTTTGGGGTTCATTGGTGCGGGATTATTAGTATGGGTGGTGCTCGGAGGCACTGCTGATGTGATGGTTTCATACATCTGGATCTTTGTAGGCATGTTGTTAATGTCAATAGGGATCAGTCTCATCACTGGTGGACGCAACACAAAACAACAAACACCACCACCACCGACCGTCACGGAGATTCGTTGCGATAATCCTGAATGTGACTTCAAAGAGATTCGTAATTATGAGGAGGGCGACTATATCCTCAAGGCACTTGATGCTAAATGCCCAAGATGTGGTAGCTCAATGACCATTCAGGGAGTCTATGTTGTCAAAGAAGACGACTCGGACAAATCACCAATCTAGGTGGGTCGTGTTGTCACAATCGGTCCGTCATCTGTAATGAACATAGTGTGTTCAGTTTGACTGACCGGCCGCCCCTTTTTCTCAACTAAGACTGGAAAGGCAGTAATAACTTTCGCCTTGAGTAGCTTAGCAAGCTCCGAGGGTACATCAATAGCCTTGTGAGAAGTACCAATCCAGCGAGAGGCGAACGGGAAAGGCCCATATCGCTTGCGTAAGTGCTGCCGCAATTTTTCGGTCACACCCTCGAGTGTTACATTACGCCCGGTATTTGCAAAGATGTAGGCATTTTTACTATCGACAATATGGGAACCGGCCGTGGCAAAGGGCTCGATAGCAATAGTTTCACCAGCCTGAATGGTTGTAGAATCACGAGTCTTCACATTGGGGATTCGCTTTCCGGCATGCAGTTTGAAGCGTTCGATACTGTGCCCTGAGAGTTCCTTGACGGGGCGAAGACCGTAGTCCTTGATAACATGTTCAATGTGGGAACTAATTTCCCCTAAGGTCACGCCAGGCCGAACAATTTGAATTGCCTCTTCAAGTGCATCGTTCGTGGCTGAAACCATACCCTCAAGAGTTCCATCAATGTCAACAGTACGGGCTGTATCCGCAATATAACCATCTACTTGGACACCAACATCAATCTTCACTAGTCCGAAATCGGGGATACGAGAGGGATCGCCTTTGGGGGAAGTGTAATGAGCCGCCACCTCATTGACTGAAACATTACACGGGAAGGCAGGTCGTCCACCCAGGTCGAGTGTACGTTTCTCAACATGAGCACAGATACTGATCAGCTTCGTCTTTGGGTGGACCATTGCACATGCCTCACTAAGAACACGTGCAGCAATGCGTCCAGCCTTAAGCAGTGAGGGGTGTGGTTTCACGGTCATGGGTTCACCTCGATTGGTAGTGATAATTTGCAATAGTTGACACTTTAAGGAATTTGGGAAGAAGCATCACGTTGTGTTGTCACAACCGGACCATCAGGACCAACAAAGATCGTATGCTCGAATTGTGAGACCATACCACGCTTGCTCTCGATGAGAACAGGATATCCATGAATAGCCCCAGCAAGTGCAAGCGTATGAATTAATGCATCAACATCATATTTCTTGGACGAGATCCAACGTGATGCCCAGGGGAGAGTCCCAAAACGTCTGCGAAGCACATCCCTGAATTCACGAGAGAGTCGATCAAGTTTGTGGCGGTCATTCATGACGTTTGAATAGATATAGGTACCAGTCCCACTCATAATGGCGCCGGATCCATCAGTCGAGAATGGCTCGATCGCATAGGTCTGCCCGGCCTGTACCCGGGTACTATCAGCGGTTCCAATGTTAGGAACCGATTTACCTGCGTGAAGCGTCCAGCGTGTCATCTGATGCCCAGATAGATGATAGACTGGATTTAGGCCATGGTGCCGGATGGTGCGTTCAATTACTGCACCAATCTCACCTAATCGTACTCCCGGACGAATCGTTTCAATAGCCTTGTCCAGAGCATCTTTACTTGCCGCAATGAACCGTTCATAAGAGCCATCAAGATCAACTGTAAGAGCCGTATCAGAGAGGAATCCATTGACATGAGCCCCAAGATCAATCTTCACTAATCCGCTATCAGGAAGGACACGTGTATCACCACGTGGACTTGTATAGTGAGCTGCCTCTTCGTTAATAGAAACATTACATGGGAATGCAAGACCACTGGCGCCGTATTCTAACAGCTTTTGCTCGGCAAGCGTACAGATCTTTAGAACACTGACACCAGGAACTGCTTCTTTTGCGACCTCGGATAAGACTCGTGCAGCAATTTTGCCAGCCTTAATGGAATCGGGATGAGGTTTCATCTGCATTGACAATTGCGCCTCATATTTTTGAGCACTTAATCATTATTATGTTCGTGGGACTGGGCATGTTTTGCGAAAAAGAAAAGTGGGAGAAGCACACAGAAATGTGTAGAGCGTGATAAAGAATGAAGTTCACATATCTAGGACATGCGGGATTCGAGATCGAGGCTGACGGAAAGACCGTCTTTGTGGATCCATGGCTGGGCGCACCAACTGCAACTCTAAAGGTGAATGATATCACTAACGCGGATATTGTCCTCGTCACACATGATCATGGCGATCATGGATACGATGAGGCCGTACAGATATGTAAGAAGACAGGGGCATTTTTTGTTGCAATCAATGAACTCGCAATCCAAGCCAAGGAGGACGGAGTGGAAAAAGTACATACCCTAAACATTGGAGGAAGTGTTATGATAGACAATGTCAGGATAACACTTGTACAGGCATTTCACTCCTGTGGAAAGGGGGCTCCAACAGGATTTGTTGTGACATTTCCAAGCGGCTCATTTTATCATGCAGGGGACACAGGAGTTTTTGCAAGTATGGAATTGATCAGGGAACTATATCACCCAGATGTTGCATTATTGCCAATTGGGGGATATTATACAATGGATGTTCAACAGGCAACACTTGCGACAAAACTTCTTGGGCCAAAATATGTAATACCCATGCATTACAATACATTCCCAGTAATCAATGCAGACCCGGCAGATCTTCAAAAGGCCGTTAAAGAACAACAACTTGGTGCCGAAGTCAAAATATTGACCCCTGGAGAGTCAACGGATCTGTTATGAAAAGGCACAAGGATCGATGCCTGTCGCCCTATGCACTAACTCCCAGCATCACAGCATCAGAACATTCCGGCTCAGCTGAGTTGTCTCGTGCTAGGCTGAATACGGCATCGACCTGCCTGCTAATGTACGAGTTGTGGGTGACCCGGAGATCATCTGAGGCAAATGCCCACATCAATCGGGTCCGTTGTGACTCGTCCGAATGGTAATCAACAGGCGGCTCATGAGAACTATACAGATGTAGAGGTCTCAAGAGCAGGTAAAAAGGGGGATACAAAAGATATGAACATTGCCATTGAAGACTTGATTGATCAATGAGTCTTATTGATGAGAACAAGACTCACAACAACTGATTACATAACAAGCTTCAAATACGGGCCACGTGTCAGTTCAAATGATGATGGCAAGTAATGCCTCATCAATCATAGGATTATCATATCACAAACGCCAAGTGGTCCCCCGACTCTTCAGAGTAACCGAGCCGGTGAGCGACCATCACACAGATCACATGACGATCATCACTCATCACATCACAGGATTACCGATTCATTACGTAATTACACGAGAAAGCATGACGGAAGTCCGCGGAAATGCATTTGAAGAGTGCTAGAGTGTGAAGTGGGCATCTCCAATCCGTGAGAGGCCAAAATACAGCGGCCGTCTTACGACTCGTCGGAGGGGACTTGGCAGTACATCATATAGGAGACGTGTATTAAAATCGGAACTGACTTCGATCAGAGTACTGCAAAATATGTCATCAGAGCTCGGATCGAGATTGATGGTGTTGTAGACAAGCCAGACGTTGTGGGAGCAATCTTTGGTCAGACAGAGGGCCTCCTTGGCGAAGACCTTGACCTTCGTGAACTCCAAAGAACAGGACGAATTGGTAGAATTCAGATCGGCATTAAATCAGAGGGCGGTATCAGTAAAGGGGAAATTGTCATTCCTGTCTCATTGAACAAGACTGCAACGGCAATCCTTGCGGCTGCCCTTGAAACAGTTGATCGAGTTGGACCCTGCACAGCCAAGGTCACACTTGAAAAGCTTGAGGATATTCGCGGTGCCAAACGACGAAGAGTCGTAAGCAGGGCAATCAGCATTCTCAAAGGGTGGGAAGAGGACATTGCACCAGGTACTGAAGAGATCACTCAGGCGGTGACAAAGGCGGGCCGAAAGACTGTTGGTAAATACGGTCCCGACAAACTTCCGACTGGCCCGGAGCTGATGGACAGTGATGAGATCATCATTGTCGAAGGACGTGCAGACATCATCAATCTCATGAAGAATGGTATTAACAATACCATTGCAGTCGAAGGAACTCACATACCCAAGACCATCATCAGTCTGACCAAGAAAAAGGACAAGACGATTATAGCATTCTTGGATGGTGACAGGGGTGGCGACCTCATTCTCAGAGAGCTTATGCAGGTGGCCAGAGTAGATTACATTGCAAGAGCACCTGAAGGCAAAGAGGTAGAAGATCTCACACGCAGAGAGATAGCAAAAGCGCTTCAAGCAAAAATCCCGGCCGATCAGGCCCTTGCTCTTGTAAGTGAAAAACGAACACCCACACCCCACAAAAAGAGACCCACCAAGCGGACGACTCATCCTAAACGAGAGGATGTTTCAACACCCTCAACAACAACAGGAACAACAATACCTTCACGACCATCAAGAAGTCGTCCCACTACCAAACCATACTTTGAGATTGATGAAACATTTGTTTCGAAAATCGGGGAGATCCGGGAGTCGTTCAAGGCCATTCTCTTTGACGAGAACAAAGAGGTCATCGCAGAGTGCGGTGTGGCAGAACTGGCCAAGCATGTGGAAACTCTTGACTCCATTAAGACTATCGTGTTCGATGG
This region of Candidatus Thorarchaeota archaeon genomic DNA includes:
- a CDS encoding dihydroorotate dehydrogenase electron transfer subunit, which translates into the protein MNIESLTGGPRSVQIVNIVKENAHDRTIFFKDPDMTFSPGQFLMVWVSKVDEIPLSISYFQDGLVGLTIRPIGSATKAIVSLAHNDLIGIRGPFGHPFDLDCPSPLIVGGGIGTAPLRPVIQHFVELGTEITVVIGARTKDELLFIEEMQQLEGDGVRLIITTDDGSAGMKGFVTMAVAQVLSESDIHTLYTCGPEPMMVALWRMAMDHDIRFQASLERYMKCGCGLCGTCALDPTGELVCVDGPVFSGEQLRNITEFGNYHRDSTGVKQNF
- a CDS encoding dihydroorotate dehydrogenase; amino-acid sequence: MKIEGYWLASGLLGVTASILRRIAENGADVVVTKSIGFHPRKGHPGPIITVSHGGLLNAVGLTNPGIEAFKDELALLKEWGIPFVLSIFGSTIDDIERVAEHALTLDPLALELNLSCPHAEISQIAHNPNLTHDYVRAVKDIVDCPVFAKLTPNASDIVQIGMAAEKAGADAVVAINTVRGMRIDIDQRVPVLGNITGGLSGPPIFPIALRCVFDLSRALSIPIIGVGGVATWQDAVEMHLAGASAIQIGTAVLEGLDVFKRIKMGVSEYLQQEGFSSVSDIVGLSWRNL
- a CDS encoding fibrillarin-like rRNA/tRNA 2'-O-methyltransferase, producing the protein MSVLPTSFGGVFKIKDKDRESLATRSLVKNQSVYGEKVFDIEDYSYRLWSTRRSKLAAAIKKGLHELPIQLGSHVLYLGAASGTTVSHISDIVGEEGVVYAVEFSPISARDLVFLAESRSNIIPIVDDARRPTNYTSIVTGSIDVVYQDVAQPDQARILFDNIRTFCSLGAWAMIAIKARSIDSVSETRQVFDREVGSLQESGLDVIERVNLTPYERDHEMVLLRVTEDL
- a CDS encoding DUF61 family protein translates to MGSFFERVLEREIDSINDHLPSESVPLAELVDSERPSYKTRDGIDSHFRREEIEFLANETPQQFQTDITLPIVILRRMDLGKGIHTIAGGKATLFLIHRVLGDVDLEWEDLARVRLDNSFARLQVQVIRRRLPTTTCMGIVHSGAHTRKSMQ
- a CDS encoding transcriptional regulator, with the protein product MTRARNQLIEEVSTQLEEAGFNLSSSCDVRPSCFDLVARRGDQLVLIKILNNIDALTKEDAQALQMVAQFFDAIPLVIGVKTRRGTLEPDIVYKRYGVPTITPVSLQRIIAEKDLPKEYVQRGGRFVAIDGSKLREIRTERRITQQELAECVQVSARAILAYERDEMDVSSDVAERLEKVLETDLIIPIDVLREKAQAQLTQSMPIDSISDLEKRVNEFFERLGMSVLWTDRAPFHVAAKEDGPPLMSGVGSLRSWALKKRVEIIKSVSKVTEANAVLIVEEGKSEECVSDVPVIRQLELSEIEKPRELKKIISERAEH
- the rnhB gene encoding ribonuclease HII, whose product is MSVKKPHELIAGIDEAGRGPVIGPLVVCGIAVSSVHLSEIEQIGVKDSKCLTPRRREVLALQIRKIADHIVIRSIPALQIDSSRGAGVSLNSIEADAFASVVRELHPTIAYMDAADVNSNRFARTVAERSGLSVSDCQFIAEHRADSTYPIVSAASIIAKVIRDTEIQRLHEIYGDFGSGYPSDPKTIAFVRSIIASQAKLPQIVRKSWKSIERITMAVHGHQATIEDF
- a CDS encoding DUF1512 domain-containing protein, whose amino-acid sequence is MQIGEPTDLSWILNILFLAFIMVFSLYGAKIQMWQWLKQIEAGLIELKRMAIESRQTAIDTFKKFGKDEKEVAEALDRWLDYFLITPVDLDPAGILQRLDHLLDERRDRFQEFVAEIAPEASAVMDQNLENTLEVAQVLSLIFRVVRHFYLLGKKTGSQILIMQIHMQMPDLLRIAKAYFDAIDAFSEGKPIGDGIGPLVVTQFAREYGATPESYVQEVGREVGYYKVEVEGRTVFVVRATGPGGTVGKPGFAIKNIVEQNNGQIARIITIDAALKLEGEDLGRVSEGTGAAIGDPGPEKHAIEDAATQNKIAIEAIVIKQDEAAAVGIMRKKILDAVPEVLERIKTAIRKRTKPGDKVILAGIGNTMGIGL